A region from the Canis lupus familiaris isolate Mischka breed German Shepherd chromosome 3, alternate assembly UU_Cfam_GSD_1.0, whole genome shotgun sequence genome encodes:
- the CCDC96 gene encoding coiled-coil domain-containing protein 96, translating to MDGGREQPRDPRGEGGDVGSLSSGPSGTKAISGPHSPAEPPGPRPQPEPEPEPRPEPGPQPEPQPQPEPGPQPEPEPGTVEVSEGGAAEHESAEPAEPAEPREPPAATEAAGEAGPGESGEPAEAEAEPEPGEPGEPADTGPEDTAQPGPEGGPAEPEERAAEAEDTGEEAAAPAVEGRRKEATWAVSPPLSTAGREEAERDGEEEGEESQEIEERGERGSPEKDKEKQSGEAVDEDDGWTEDMQRLQEEQLRAELLEQYQTLLMERSSYQRYNLYLQHKISEALRKKKGLEAAEVPDKGPEPEAPEKEQAYLHHLAMLEELKKQGTDDLDWYHQELSQLKEQCREELSRVEKEWRGFQALKKQVVMQAMGSCRMRGGRQAALREVEQIQALEDKKEKEMSAVRLENVQLKQSLMHFETRMRAQEDLTEGLLLIDFEQLKIENQTFNEKVEERNEELLKLHNKVTNNVQIITHVKEKLHFVDVENACKKTQLLEIEARVALRRDILTRTKQARDCLRVDNTKLNQKCGLLGKELLLRDMEEKVDKTELLKQRLESLKRRHAGLTMSCRGVKQKIREAKAFLPS from the exons ATGGACGGCGGCCGCGAGCAGCCCCGGGACCCCAGGGGCGAAGGCGGAGATGTGGGGAGCCTGTCCTCGGGGCCGTCCGGGACCAAGGCCATCTCTGGCCCCCATTCCCCGGCCGAACCGCCGGGGCCGCGGCCgcagccggagccggagccggagccgcggCCGGAGCCGGGGCCGCAGCCGGAGCCACAGCCGCAGCCGGAGCCGGGGCCgcagccggagccggagccggggaCCGTAGAGGTTTCCGAAGGAGGCGCCGCCGAGCACGAGTCCGCCGAGCCCGCCGAGCCCGCCGAGCCCCGGGAGCCGCCGGCTGCCACCGAGGCTGCGGGCGAGGCGGGGCCCGGGGAGTCGGGGGAGCCGGCCGAGGCTGAGGCCGAACCGGAGCcgggggagcccggggagccgGCCGACACCGGGCCTGAGGACACAGCCCAGCCGGGGCCCGAAGGCGGGCCCGCGGAGCCCGAGGAGcgggcggcggaggcggaggacacg ggggaggaggcggcAGCACCGgcggtggaggggaggaggaaggaagccaCCTGGGCCGTGTCTCCGCCGCTGTCCACCGCCGGCCGGGAAGAGGCTGAGCGAgacggggaggaggagggggaggagagccAGGAAATCGAGGAGAGGGGCGAGCGAGGAAGCCcggagaaagacaaggaaaagcaGAGCGGTGAGGCTGTGGACGAGGATGATGGGTGGACCGAGGACATGCAGAGGCTGCAGGAAGAGCAGCTGCGCGCTGAGCTCCTGGAGCAGTACCAGACGCTGCTGATGGAGCGCAGCAGCTACCAGCGCTACAACCTGTACCTGCAGCACAAGATCTCTGAGGCGCTGCGCAAGAAGAAGGGTCTGGAAGCAGCCGAGGTGCCCGACAAGGGCCCGGAGCCAGAGGCCCCAGAGAAAGAGCAAGCCTACCTCCACCATCTGGCCATGCTGGAGGAGCTGAAGAAGCAGGGCACAGACGACCTGGACTGGTATCACCAGGAGCTGAGCCAGCTGAAGGAGCAGTGCAGGGAGGAGCTCTCCAGGGTGGAGAAGGAGTGGCGAGGCTTCCAGGCGCTCAAGAAGCAGGTGGTGATGCAGGCCATGGGCAGCTGTCGGATGCGTGGCGGTCGCCAGGCGGCTCTGCGGGAGGTGGAGCAGATCCAGGCGCTGGAGGataagaaggagaaggagatgagTGCTGTGCGACTAGAGAACGTGCAGCTgaagcagagcctgatgcatTTTGAAACCCGGATGAGGGCCCAGGAGGACTTGACGGAGGGTCTGCTCCTCATTGATTTTGAGCAGCTTAAGATTGAGAACCAGACCTTCAATGAAAAAGTCGAGGAGCGAAATGAGGAACTTTTAAAACTGCACAACAAGGTGACCAACAATGTGCAAATAATAACCCACGTGAAGGAGAAGTTACATTTTGTGGATGTAGAAAACGCATGCAAGAAGACACAGCTTTTGGAAATTGAGGCCCGGGTGGCCCTGAGGAGGGACATCCTGACCAGGACCAAGCAAGCCCGGGACTGCCTGCGGGTTGACAACACCAAGCTGAACCAGAAATGTGGGCTTCTGGGCAAGGAGCTGCTCCTTCGGGACATGGAAGAGAAGGTGGACAAGACGGAACTGCTCAAGCAGCGTTTAGAGTCCCTGAAACGCCGTCACGCAGGGCTTACTATGTCCTGCAGGGGCGTGAAGCAGAAGATCAGGGAAGCCAAAGCCTTTCTCCCATCTTAA